One genomic window of Candidatus Pseudobacter hemicellulosilyticus includes the following:
- a CDS encoding patatin-like phospholipase family protein — protein MLSKTMAWRGWTLLFILSIHVTALAQTRTGRPKLGVTLSGGGAKGLAHIGILKAIDSAGLKVDYITGTSMGSIIGSLYAVGYSADSIEQIARAIDWDLLLSNSSSLRSIFMEEKDEYSKYILELPWLNHSFHLPSGVLQGQELWLKFSELFFPVYAQKDFSKFSIPFRCISTDVGTGEAVVLKDGEIISAVRSSMAIPSVFTAVDHEGRKLIDGGVVRNFPVRDVREMGAEYVIGSNVATGLLPSEKVRNAFQILMQVAFFREAEDNKLEVPQCNIYVPFKMDKFNMGSFADANSILEMGLEEGRKLYPRLKALADSLNALYGAQEISHYRLPEVNHVKISAYEVRGTDRTSPDFFTHTMDFATNHYYTAEKLANMVRQAYGTRYYSRVVYSLEPLPDGSCKIIFDVTENPLTFAKLGLHYNRFSGIGLITNITARNFFATNSRSLVSLNLGESIRVRGEHLQYFGRKKDFSLLLETQFDRFDINTYTYERYKQDGLYKTNFFKFGSRFQFSSKRRFTAGLGAKWEWVQYVPTISSQFEIKGSNNFFTHYLYLGHNTLDKAVFPRRGVKLETELGYVAPQHPNINFLINGQQPNNPDSLKINTDPYPRLSVNLESYTPFSKRTTLQLGLQSGISFNYNGHIMNEMVVGGLTKTFRNQVTFAGLQEGTVYSASALALHSALRVQVLGNTYLTGRANVLFNNFVSSTDFFDDPKFFSGYSLTFAYNFALGPLEISAMYCDQTRRVQSYINLGIPF, from the coding sequence ATGCTGTCTAAAACAATGGCCTGGAGAGGTTGGACTCTCCTTTTTATCCTGTCCATCCATGTAACCGCCCTTGCCCAAACCCGTACCGGCAGGCCAAAGCTGGGTGTTACCCTCAGTGGCGGCGGCGCCAAAGGCCTGGCCCATATCGGTATCCTCAAAGCCATTGACTCGGCCGGTCTCAAAGTGGACTATATCACCGGCACCAGCATGGGCAGTATCATCGGCAGCCTCTACGCCGTAGGCTATTCGGCCGACAGCATTGAACAGATAGCCCGCGCCATCGACTGGGACCTCCTGCTCAGCAACAGCTCCTCACTCCGCAGTATCTTCATGGAAGAAAAGGATGAATACTCCAAGTATATCCTGGAACTGCCCTGGCTTAACCATAGCTTTCACCTGCCCAGCGGCGTGCTGCAGGGACAGGAGCTCTGGCTCAAATTCTCCGAACTCTTCTTCCCCGTATACGCACAGAAGGATTTTTCAAAATTCAGTATCCCCTTCCGCTGTATCAGTACCGATGTAGGTACCGGCGAAGCCGTAGTGCTGAAAGATGGCGAGATCATTTCGGCTGTGCGTTCCAGTATGGCCATCCCCTCCGTGTTCACTGCTGTAGACCATGAAGGAAGAAAACTGATAGATGGCGGCGTGGTCCGCAATTTCCCCGTCCGTGATGTGCGGGAAATGGGCGCCGAATACGTGATCGGCAGCAATGTGGCCACCGGCCTGCTCCCTTCGGAAAAAGTGCGCAACGCATTCCAGATCCTGATGCAGGTGGCCTTTTTCCGGGAAGCGGAGGACAATAAACTGGAAGTGCCGCAATGTAATATCTATGTGCCTTTCAAGATGGACAAGTTCAATATGGGCAGCTTTGCCGATGCCAATTCGATCCTGGAAATGGGACTGGAAGAAGGCCGTAAGCTCTATCCCCGGCTAAAGGCCCTGGCAGATTCCCTCAACGCCCTCTACGGTGCGCAGGAGATCAGCCATTACCGCCTGCCCGAAGTAAATCATGTCAAGATCAGCGCCTATGAAGTGCGGGGCACCGACAGGACCAGCCCGGACTTCTTTACCCATACCATGGACTTTGCCACCAACCATTACTATACGGCAGAGAAACTGGCCAACATGGTGCGGCAGGCTTATGGCACCCGCTATTACAGCCGGGTGGTCTATTCGCTGGAACCCTTGCCGGACGGCAGCTGCAAGATCATCTTTGATGTCACCGAAAACCCGTTGACCTTTGCCAAGCTGGGCCTGCACTATAACCGCTTCAGCGGCATTGGACTGATCACCAATATCACCGCCCGGAACTTTTTTGCCACTAACTCGCGCAGCCTGGTGTCCCTCAACCTGGGAGAAAGCATCCGCGTACGGGGAGAACACCTGCAATATTTTGGCAGGAAAAAGGATTTCTCCCTGTTGCTGGAAACGCAGTTCGACCGGTTTGACATTAATACCTATACCTACGAACGCTATAAACAGGACGGCCTGTATAAAACCAACTTCTTCAAATTCGGCAGTCGTTTCCAGTTCTCTTCCAAACGCCGCTTCACCGCCGGCCTGGGCGCCAAATGGGAATGGGTACAGTATGTCCCTACCATCAGCTCGCAGTTTGAGATCAAGGGCAGTAATAACTTCTTTACGCACTACCTGTACCTGGGGCACAATACCCTGGATAAAGCCGTATTTCCGCGGCGGGGCGTGAAGCTGGAAACAGAACTGGGTTATGTAGCGCCGCAGCATCCCAATATCAATTTCCTGATCAACGGGCAGCAGCCCAACAACCCGGATTCCCTGAAAATTAATACCGATCCCTACCCCCGCCTCAGCGTCAACCTGGAAAGCTATACTCCTTTCAGCAAGCGGACTACCCTTCAGCTGGGCCTGCAAAGCGGTATCAGCTTCAATTACAACGGGCATATCATGAACGAGATGGTAGTAGGCGGGCTGACAAAGACCTTCCGCAACCAGGTCACTTTTGCCGGTCTCCAGGAAGGGACCGTGTATTCCGCCAGCGCCCTGGCGCTGCATAGCGCCCTGCGCGTGCAGGTGCTGGGCAATACCTACCTGACAGGCAGGGCCAATGTGCTGTTCAATAATTTTGTGTCCAGCACCGATTTCTTTGATGATCCAAAATTCTTCTCGGGTTACTCGCTGACCTTCGCCTACAATTTTGCTTTAGGTCCGCTGGAGATCAGCGCCATGTATTGCGACCAGACCCGGCGGGTCCAGTCCTATATCAACCTGGGGATCCCGTTTTAG